In Synechococcus sp. KORDI-52, one genomic interval encodes:
- a CDS encoding YkvA family protein: MSEHAARTTVEADVLEREVIDESLLRRLLQQAGRGLAAPALEALELMLDPETPSAARLTMLAALSYLLMPADLIPDLLPVAGFSDDLVALSAMVGLWSNHVTPAIRMRARRKLDRWFPLAH; the protein is encoded by the coding sequence ATGAGTGAACATGCTGCTCGAACCACCGTTGAAGCCGACGTGCTTGAACGGGAGGTGATCGACGAGAGCCTGCTGCGGCGCCTCTTGCAGCAGGCTGGCAGGGGTCTGGCGGCCCCTGCCTTGGAAGCCCTGGAGTTGATGCTTGACCCCGAGACTCCCTCAGCAGCACGGCTGACCATGCTTGCGGCCCTGAGTTACCTCTTGATGCCAGCAGACCTGATTCCTGACCTGCTGCCAGTGGCGGGTTTCAGTGATGATCTCGTTGCGCTTTCCGCGATGGTGGGACTTTGGAGCAATCACGTCACGCCGGCGATCCGGATGCGGGCTCGCCGCAAACTGGACCGTTGGTTCCCCCTGGCGCACTGA
- the hisIE gene encoding bifunctional phosphoribosyl-AMP cyclohydrolase/phosphoribosyl-ATP diphosphatase HisIE, translating to MQPLSPAFIDQLRFNEAGLIPAVAQDWLDGAVLMVAWMNREAIEATLRSGEVHYWSRSRQELWHKGATSGHIQTMREIRYDCDADVLLVTVEQTGDVACHTGARSCFYENSDGRTEGGAAALPPPSDACSELFQVIEGRREKPEEGSYTNKLLAGGDNSILKKIGEESAEFVMACKDDNADEIAGEAADIVFHLQVALAHHGVSWRKVQEVLAARRGAPRRH from the coding sequence ATGCAGCCCCTCAGCCCCGCCTTCATTGATCAACTCCGTTTTAACGAAGCGGGGTTGATTCCAGCGGTGGCGCAGGACTGGCTGGACGGTGCCGTGCTGATGGTGGCGTGGATGAACCGAGAGGCGATCGAAGCGACCCTACGCAGCGGTGAGGTGCACTACTGGAGCCGCTCGCGCCAGGAGCTCTGGCACAAAGGAGCCACCAGCGGCCACATTCAGACAATGCGGGAGATCCGTTACGACTGTGATGCCGACGTGCTGCTGGTGACGGTGGAGCAGACTGGGGATGTGGCTTGTCACACCGGCGCCCGCAGCTGTTTCTACGAAAACAGCGATGGCCGAACCGAGGGTGGGGCAGCGGCTCTACCGCCGCCATCGGATGCCTGCTCCGAACTGTTCCAGGTGATCGAGGGGAGACGGGAGAAGCCGGAGGAAGGCAGCTACACCAATAAGCTCCTGGCAGGTGGAGACAACAGCATCCTCAAAAAAATCGGTGAGGAGAGTGCTGAATTCGTGATGGCCTGCAAGGACGACAACGCCGACGAAATCGCTGGCGAGGCGGCGGACATCGTCTTCCATCTGCAGGTAGCTTTGGCCCATCATGGCGTCAGCTGGCGTAAGGTTCAGGAGGTGCTGGCGGCACGACGGGGCGCCCCGCGACGGCACTAA
- a CDS encoding glucosidase: MSPSVSSIEAIGTEPAELLRCRERDEGDQPWDRWGTYLSDRQWGTVREDYSGDGNAWNAFPFDHSHLRTYRWGEDGLLGLSDERCLLCFSPVVWNGKDSILKERLFGLGNPEGNHGEDIKDTMYHLAGTPTGSYAKALYRYPHQRFPYQELRDENRKRSRQDNEYELVDTGIFADNRFFDLHVEYAKASPEDVLIRLTITNRGLDEADLHLLPSLWFRNTWSWGDPDRHRPSLRLQGNRLVSDAIEGLVSYDLSCSEQGQWLFTENETNTERLYGQSLQQPYVKDAFHRFLIEGDQKAVNPAQTGSKAALHLQRALRPGEIWTVNLRLKRNSQQGERPPEQVEESAFNSLMDRRRQEWLDHLQWVAPDLNAEDRAIHASAAAGLFWCRKYYDWYVARWLRGDNNAPRPPEERWHTENAYWRTLRARNIISMPDCWEYPYFCQWDLMFHAVAFAEIDPGEAKRQCRMLRQASYTANNGQSPAYEWALSDANPPIGAWAALRIFQISKRRYGGKDYPFLRASLRELLLEYGWWANRTDRNGDSLFEGGFLGLDNIAIFDRRYPLKDGSRIEQSDGTAWMGMLSLNMLEACVLLSEDRQEYKSLCDRFVRDFSRLTYALNSSSGRGFVNWDEEDGFYYDVLKRPDGSTDYLRTRSLSGLIPLLAIATFDTGTVESIPSLDVSTYLRDLGRDRGEEFDSITHLGSWHRGRILFSIVPPQRLRRILERVFDEEEFLSPYGIRSLSRIYENNPYSYQQGDDYATISYCPADSPVPMFGGNSNWRGPVWMPINYLLIEALQKFAHYFGDDFKMEFPTGSGRELNLWDISLELEERLVGIFRRDGNDQRPFNGNVELFQTDPQWRDLFLFNEYFHGCNGAGVGASHQTGWTAIVTKMITQLQRWR, encoded by the coding sequence ATGTCGCCTTCTGTGAGCTCCATTGAAGCGATCGGCACGGAGCCTGCAGAACTTCTGCGTTGCCGCGAGAGGGATGAGGGGGACCAGCCCTGGGATCGCTGGGGCACCTATCTGAGTGATCGGCAGTGGGGGACAGTCCGCGAGGATTACTCGGGCGATGGCAACGCCTGGAACGCCTTTCCCTTCGACCACAGCCACCTGCGCACCTACCGCTGGGGGGAGGACGGGTTGCTTGGGCTGAGCGACGAACGCTGTCTGCTCTGTTTCTCTCCCGTGGTCTGGAACGGCAAAGATTCAATTCTCAAAGAACGCCTGTTCGGACTCGGCAATCCCGAAGGCAATCACGGAGAAGACATCAAAGACACGATGTACCACCTGGCGGGTACGCCAACCGGCAGTTACGCCAAAGCTCTTTATCGCTACCCCCATCAACGTTTTCCCTACCAGGAACTGCGTGATGAGAACCGCAAGCGCAGCCGCCAAGACAACGAATACGAACTGGTTGATACAGGGATCTTTGCGGACAACCGCTTTTTCGATCTCCACGTTGAGTATGCGAAGGCATCTCCGGAAGATGTGCTGATCAGGCTCACCATCACCAACCGAGGCCTGGACGAAGCCGACCTTCATCTCCTGCCCAGCCTGTGGTTCCGGAACACCTGGAGCTGGGGGGATCCGGACCGCCACCGGCCCAGCCTTCGCTTGCAGGGCAATCGGCTCGTGAGTGATGCGATCGAAGGGCTGGTGTCCTACGACCTGAGCTGCAGTGAACAGGGCCAGTGGTTGTTCACGGAAAACGAAACCAACACCGAACGGCTCTACGGTCAATCCCTGCAGCAGCCCTACGTCAAAGATGCCTTTCACCGCTTTCTGATTGAAGGAGATCAGAAAGCGGTGAATCCGGCACAAACCGGAAGCAAAGCAGCGCTGCATCTTCAGCGCGCACTCCGTCCAGGAGAAATCTGGACCGTGAATCTGCGCCTGAAACGAAACAGCCAACAAGGCGAGAGGCCTCCCGAACAGGTGGAGGAATCCGCGTTCAACAGCTTGATGGATCGACGCCGGCAGGAGTGGCTTGACCATCTCCAATGGGTGGCACCAGATCTGAATGCGGAGGACCGTGCCATCCATGCCTCGGCCGCTGCCGGGTTGTTCTGGTGCCGCAAGTACTACGACTGGTATGTGGCCCGTTGGCTGCGCGGTGACAACAACGCTCCAAGGCCACCGGAAGAACGGTGGCACACCGAAAACGCCTACTGGAGAACCCTGCGGGCCCGGAACATCATCTCGATGCCCGACTGCTGGGAGTACCCCTACTTCTGCCAATGGGATCTGATGTTCCATGCAGTGGCCTTCGCTGAAATCGATCCAGGCGAGGCGAAGCGGCAGTGCCGCATGCTCCGCCAGGCCTCCTACACCGCCAACAACGGGCAATCTCCTGCCTATGAATGGGCCCTCTCCGACGCCAACCCACCAATCGGCGCCTGGGCAGCACTGCGGATCTTCCAAATTTCAAAGCGTCGTTACGGAGGGAAGGACTATCCCTTCCTTCGCGCCAGCCTGCGAGAACTGTTGCTGGAATACGGATGGTGGGCCAACCGCACGGACCGTAACGGCGACAGCCTGTTTGAGGGAGGCTTCCTTGGCCTGGACAACATCGCCATCTTTGATAGGCGTTACCCGCTGAAAGACGGCAGCCGTATCGAACAATCCGATGGCACCGCCTGGATGGGAATGCTCAGCCTCAACATGCTGGAGGCATGCGTTCTTCTGTCTGAAGACAGGCAGGAATACAAAAGCCTGTGCGATCGCTTTGTTCGCGATTTCAGTCGCCTGACCTACGCGCTGAACAGCTCCAGCGGAAGAGGATTCGTGAATTGGGACGAAGAGGATGGGTTCTACTACGACGTGCTCAAGCGGCCGGACGGAAGCACCGACTACCTCAGGACCCGTTCGCTGAGTGGCCTGATTCCGTTGCTTGCAATCGCGACGTTTGACACGGGGACAGTCGAATCCATTCCTTCTCTCGACGTGAGCACCTATCTGCGTGATTTGGGTCGCGATCGCGGAGAGGAGTTCGACTCAATCACTCATCTTGGATCCTGGCACCGTGGCCGAATCCTGTTTTCGATTGTTCCACCACAACGCTTACGTCGCATCCTCGAGAGGGTGTTCGATGAAGAGGAATTTCTCTCCCCTTACGGCATCCGAAGCCTGTCCAGGATCTACGAAAACAATCCTTACAGCTATCAGCAGGGAGACGACTACGCCACGATCAGCTACTGCCCTGCAGACAGTCCTGTGCCCATGTTTGGAGGAAATTCCAATTGGCGAGGACCGGTATGGATGCCGATCAACTACCTGCTGATCGAGGCCCTGCAGAAGTTTGCCCACTACTTCGGTGATGATTTCAAGATGGAATTTCCAACGGGCTCAGGTCGGGAATTGAATCTCTGGGACATTTCTCTGGAACTCGAGGAACGATTGGTTGGCATTTTCAGGCGAGATGGCAACGATCAGCGGCCATTCAACGGGAATGTCGAACTGTTCCAAACGGACCCGCAGTGGCGTGATCTTTTCCTCTTCAATGAGTATTTCCATGGCTGCAATGGTGCTGGCGTCGGCGCAAGCCACCAGACGGGTTGGACGGCAATCGTCACAAAAATGATCACCCAGCTCCAGCGATGGCGCTGA
- a CDS encoding c-type cytochrome gives MLSNILSCSFGAFLGLLLSLGTAGASLAAESHTSSGALLFEHHCAGCHINGGNIIRRGKNLKLKTLERDDIATVTAIAAIAREGQGQMSGYAGVLGTDGDQLVAEWVLMQAQNAWTQG, from the coding sequence GTGCTGAGCAACATCCTGAGCTGCTCCTTTGGTGCGTTTCTTGGTCTGCTGCTGAGCCTTGGCACTGCCGGGGCTTCGCTTGCTGCTGAGTCGCACACCAGTTCAGGCGCCCTGTTGTTCGAACACCACTGCGCAGGATGCCACATCAACGGCGGCAACATCATTCGCCGGGGGAAAAACCTGAAGTTGAAGACCCTCGAGCGTGATGACATCGCAACGGTGACGGCCATCGCAGCCATCGCCCGAGAGGGGCAAGGCCAGATGAGCGGTTACGCCGGCGTTCTGGGAACAGATGGAGATCAACTCGTGGCTGAATGGGTCCTGATGCAGGCTCAGAACGCCTGGACCCAGGGATAA
- a CDS encoding DUF3136 domain-containing protein → MPTATKALTIGELEAGFSTYCHALRRLVADGRDLPAIRRTVCWDYLNRLHTSLPQDYRSPDELIQRFQRDGSPAQAD, encoded by the coding sequence ATGCCAACTGCAACCAAGGCACTCACCATTGGCGAGCTGGAAGCAGGGTTCTCCACCTACTGCCATGCCCTACGTCGACTTGTGGCCGATGGACGCGACCTCCCCGCCATTCGCCGGACGGTCTGCTGGGACTACCTGAACAGATTGCACACCTCGCTTCCACAGGATTACCGCTCCCCTGACGAACTGATTCAGCGGTTCCAAAGGGACGGATCACCTGCTCAAGCAGACTGA
- the trpA gene encoding tryptophan synthase subunit alpha — protein MPNQQSSSIAKRFEQLKQDGRLALMPFLMAGDPDLAVTADVLLSLQNAGADMVELGMPYSDPLADGPVIQAAASRALAAGTTPKSVLDMLHSLKGQLQIPVILFTYSNPLLNVGMEAFCQSAAEAGAAGLVVPDLPLEEAERLSTIAERHGLDLVLLVAPTTPKDRMGRIATSSRGFTYLVSVTGVTGERAQMESRVEGLVQQLKQTSPVPVAVGFGISGSDQVRQVRGWGADGAIVGSALVKRMAAASPGEIAREAGHFCAELRVAADQA, from the coding sequence ATGCCCAATCAGCAGTCCTCGTCCATCGCCAAGCGCTTTGAGCAGCTGAAGCAGGACGGTCGCCTCGCCCTGATGCCATTCCTGATGGCCGGCGATCCCGATCTGGCCGTGACCGCTGATGTGCTTCTCAGCCTGCAGAACGCCGGTGCCGACATGGTGGAGCTGGGAATGCCCTACAGCGACCCTCTCGCGGATGGACCCGTCATTCAGGCAGCTGCGTCCCGCGCTCTCGCTGCCGGAACCACGCCCAAGTCTGTTCTGGACATGCTGCACTCCTTGAAAGGGCAGTTGCAGATCCCTGTGATTCTTTTCACCTACTCCAATCCACTTCTGAATGTTGGGATGGAGGCGTTCTGTCAGTCCGCAGCGGAGGCTGGTGCTGCAGGACTGGTGGTTCCTGATCTCCCCCTTGAGGAAGCCGAGCGGTTGTCGACAATCGCAGAACGCCACGGATTGGATCTGGTGCTTCTTGTTGCACCAACCACACCCAAAGATCGCATGGGTCGGATTGCGACAAGCAGTCGAGGGTTCACCTATCTGGTGAGTGTGACGGGTGTCACCGGTGAACGGGCCCAGATGGAAAGCAGAGTGGAGGGGTTGGTCCAGCAACTGAAACAAACCTCACCCGTCCCCGTTGCCGTTGGTTTCGGGATTTCGGGTTCGGATCAGGTGCGTCAGGTTCGGGGTTGGGGTGCTGATGGAGCGATTGTGGGCAGCGCACTTGTCAAAAGGATGGCTGCAGCATCCCCAGGTGAGATTGCTCGAGAGGCTGGTCATTTCTGTGCTGAATTGCGCGTTGCTGCCGATCAGGCTTAG
- a CDS encoding L,D-transpeptidase gives MDLIRTLAMAGLLACLVGCRSDNSAPVKAPQQREPIRIELNGSDPGASEGVLDRAEGPLRFTVGHGRHGIGCEGTTFQEGVTPLGTFQVNAILSNDRFEMDPALVEQSGKTEEELRESLFSNMNSIDFKGDGETGEYGVGYISLAPVPATDQPFRFNTYDGVFRWYSFAIHGTNDETRIGKAVTGGCINAGQLTMGVLLDTVELGDAVVISSDSPCQP, from the coding sequence ATGGATCTGATCCGCACTTTGGCGATGGCCGGCTTGCTGGCCTGCCTGGTGGGTTGCCGTTCCGACAACAGCGCCCCCGTGAAAGCCCCCCAGCAGCGGGAGCCAATTCGCATTGAGCTGAACGGCAGCGATCCCGGTGCCAGTGAGGGGGTGCTGGATCGTGCTGAGGGGCCTTTACGTTTCACCGTGGGCCATGGCCGCCATGGCATTGGCTGTGAAGGCACCACTTTCCAAGAGGGTGTCACGCCACTCGGAACATTTCAGGTCAACGCCATCTTGAGCAACGACCGCTTCGAGATGGACCCCGCACTGGTGGAGCAATCAGGGAAGACGGAGGAGGAGCTGCGCGAGTCCCTCTTCAGCAACATGAACTCGATCGACTTCAAAGGTGATGGAGAAACCGGTGAATACGGCGTTGGCTACATCAGCCTGGCTCCTGTGCCAGCAACCGATCAGCCGTTTCGATTCAACACCTATGACGGTGTGTTCCGCTGGTACAGCTTCGCCATTCACGGCACCAACGACGAGACCCGGATCGGTAAGGCGGTGACTGGAGGTTGCATCAACGCCGGTCAGCTCACCATGGGGGTGCTTTTGGACACCGTGGAGCTCGGCGATGCAGTGGTGATCAGCAGCGATAGCCCCTGCCAGCCTTAG
- a CDS encoding sigma-70 family RNA polymerase sigma factor translates to MTSSLSAFLGEIGRHQLLTPEQELMMGRKVQAMVAITERCHLAGGIGPACEYSDEEKGVIRRGERAKNQMITSNLRLVVNLAKRYQGKGLDLLDLIQEGTLGLTRAVEKYDPTRGHRFSTYAYWWIRQGLNRALSTQSRTIRIPVNVNEKLTKLRAAKARLMQRNGLSPTGEQLAEFMEIPIAEVEDLLACELRSVTVSLQGVVKSKSDPSELVDVLPSEELPPMERAEIAERTASVWSLLAKANLTPKEHTVVTLRFGLDGTNEWRTLAEVARHMNCSREYCRQVVQRALRKLRKTGIQNGLVESTL, encoded by the coding sequence ATGACGAGTTCTCTGAGTGCTTTTCTCGGTGAAATTGGTCGCCATCAGCTGCTCACTCCAGAGCAGGAACTCATGATGGGGAGAAAGGTTCAGGCGATGGTCGCCATCACCGAACGCTGCCATCTTGCGGGAGGGATTGGACCTGCTTGTGAGTACAGCGATGAAGAAAAAGGGGTGATTCGTCGTGGCGAACGCGCCAAGAATCAGATGATCACCTCAAACCTTCGCCTTGTTGTCAATCTGGCCAAGCGTTATCAGGGCAAGGGTCTGGATCTGCTCGATCTGATTCAGGAGGGAACCCTCGGCTTGACCCGTGCGGTTGAAAAATACGACCCCACCCGCGGCCATCGTTTCTCCACCTATGCCTACTGGTGGATTCGGCAGGGTTTGAACCGGGCGCTGTCCACCCAAAGCCGCACCATTCGCATTCCCGTGAATGTGAACGAAAAGCTCACCAAGCTGCGGGCAGCCAAGGCTCGATTGATGCAGCGAAACGGCCTCAGCCCCACAGGAGAGCAATTGGCGGAGTTCATGGAGATCCCGATCGCTGAGGTGGAGGACCTTCTGGCCTGTGAGCTGCGCAGCGTCACCGTCAGCCTGCAAGGGGTTGTGAAATCGAAATCGGACCCCTCCGAGCTGGTGGATGTTCTCCCCAGCGAGGAGCTGCCCCCGATGGAACGGGCCGAAATCGCCGAACGGACAGCCTCGGTCTGGTCCCTGCTGGCGAAAGCCAATCTCACGCCGAAGGAGCACACCGTTGTGACCCTGCGCTTCGGGCTGGATGGAACCAACGAGTGGCGCACTCTGGCGGAAGTGGCACGCCACATGAACTGTTCAAGGGAATATTGCCGACAGGTGGTGCAGCGGGCGTTGCGCAAACTTCGCAAGACCGGCATTCAGAACGGACTCGTTGAATCCACACTCTGA
- a CDS encoding Nif11 domain/cupin domain-containing protein encodes MAEQDLSRFLSKISQLQSLAERVQQDSTSRDQLAACADHNQVVRLAQSWGFDIGRRWGERDHGPGGEANLLATPCPPRGEESTRVLVSAETWTLRLIASNDYRSPSGEWMDQSDHEWVLVLRGSACVALQNPDRIVDLSPGDHLLLPPHQRHRVDRTDPDPGTLWLALHWDAA; translated from the coding sequence ATGGCGGAACAGGATCTGAGCCGTTTCCTCAGCAAGATCTCCCAACTTCAATCTCTTGCGGAACGCGTCCAGCAGGACTCCACCAGTCGAGACCAGCTGGCGGCCTGTGCTGACCACAACCAGGTCGTGCGGTTGGCGCAATCCTGGGGATTCGATATTGGTCGGCGCTGGGGAGAGCGTGACCATGGGCCAGGGGGTGAGGCCAATCTGCTGGCGACCCCGTGCCCTCCTCGTGGAGAGGAATCAACACGTGTTTTGGTGTCTGCCGAGACGTGGACATTGCGTCTGATTGCATCGAACGACTACCGATCACCCAGCGGCGAGTGGATGGATCAGTCCGATCATGAATGGGTGCTTGTGTTGCGTGGAAGCGCCTGTGTTGCGCTGCAGAACCCCGATCGAATCGTCGATCTCAGCCCTGGGGATCATCTTTTGCTTCCGCCCCATCAACGCCACCGGGTTGATCGCACCGATCCCGATCCAGGGACCTTATGGCTGGCCTTGCACTGGGATGCCGCTTAG
- a CDS encoding DUF2214 family protein, whose protein sequence is MPLAVALTTDIAKNAGVAYVHYLSFMLCFGALVLERKLIKADPNRQEATAMVITDIVYGIAALALLVSGILRVIHFGQGAEFYTQNPLFWWKVGLYLSVGGLSLYPTITYILWAIPLRKGELPKVSEALATRLAWIINIELVGFASIPLLATLMARGVGLPAA, encoded by the coding sequence ATGCCCCTGGCCGTCGCTCTGACAACCGACATCGCCAAAAACGCTGGCGTTGCCTACGTTCACTACCTCAGTTTCATGCTCTGCTTTGGCGCCTTGGTGCTGGAGCGGAAGCTGATCAAAGCTGATCCCAACCGCCAGGAAGCAACGGCGATGGTGATCACCGACATCGTCTATGGCATCGCAGCCCTGGCACTGCTGGTGAGTGGCATCCTGCGGGTGATCCATTTCGGCCAAGGCGCCGAGTTCTACACCCAGAACCCTCTGTTCTGGTGGAAGGTCGGTTTGTACCTTTCCGTCGGCGGCTTGTCGCTGTACCCCACGATCACCTACATCCTCTGGGCCATTCCACTGCGCAAGGGTGAACTGCCGAAAGTGAGCGAGGCGCTCGCAACCCGTCTGGCCTGGATCATCAACATTGAGTTGGTTGGATTCGCAAGCATTCCTCTGCTGGCAACCCTGATGGCCCGCGGTGTTGGTCTTCCCGCCGCCTGA
- a CDS encoding phosphate-starvation-inducible PsiE family protein: MSGPSRSKRTFLGLVDAGEREVARLLTLITAVVISAAIIQLMISLGSKLLTGSAATWLGDDLIKILGDLLTVLIALEVLQNITSYLRRHVVQIELVLVTALTAVARKVIVLPSGAENKPQLLVGLGIAVVSLSAAYWLVKRANATPSRARLGRGSDTRLDVQS, translated from the coding sequence GTGAGCGGACCCTCCCGATCCAAGAGAACTTTTCTTGGTCTTGTCGATGCTGGTGAGCGGGAAGTCGCCCGATTGCTCACCCTGATCACCGCTGTTGTGATCAGTGCCGCGATCATCCAGCTGATGATTTCTCTGGGTTCCAAGCTGTTAACTGGATCCGCTGCGACCTGGTTGGGCGATGACTTGATCAAGATCCTCGGGGACCTCCTCACTGTTCTGATTGCCCTCGAGGTGCTCCAGAACATCACCAGCTACCTGCGGCGCCACGTTGTGCAGATCGAACTGGTTTTGGTGACAGCGCTCACCGCCGTGGCCCGAAAGGTGATCGTGTTGCCCTCAGGTGCCGAGAACAAACCCCAACTTCTGGTGGGTCTGGGGATTGCGGTCGTGTCGCTTTCCGCTGCGTACTGGTTGGTCAAACGAGCCAACGCCACACCTTCAAGAGCACGTCTGGGGCGTGGCTCGGACACCAGACTGGATGTTCAGAGCTGA
- a CDS encoding NAD(P)H-quinone oxidoreductase subunit L, which produces MDLSSLLHQVPQDTLLVLLAYVALGGLYLVVIPLALYAWMNQRWHRMGKLERLGIYGMVFFFFPGMILFAPFLNFRLSGQGDV; this is translated from the coding sequence TTGGACCTCTCGTCCCTGCTCCATCAAGTTCCCCAGGACACGTTGCTGGTTCTGTTGGCTTACGTCGCTTTGGGGGGGCTCTACCTGGTGGTGATCCCCCTCGCCCTGTATGCCTGGATGAACCAGCGCTGGCATCGCATGGGCAAGCTGGAGCGTCTGGGCATTTACGGGATGGTCTTCTTCTTTTTCCCGGGGATGATTCTGTTTGCCCCCTTCCTGAATTTCCGTTTGAGCGGTCAAGGAGACGTCTGA
- a CDS encoding DUF3007 family protein produces MTRGKVLLIGLAVLLLGGLGQVGFRAAGFEGFSAGIAAQALLVVIVVVWTGSYLFRVVTGQMTYMDQRRRYREVYDKQEADALQARFDALPEEEQQALLRKIGADAEAVSDGEAPADS; encoded by the coding sequence TTGACGCGTGGAAAGGTTCTTCTGATTGGACTGGCTGTGCTCCTGCTAGGAGGGCTGGGGCAAGTCGGCTTCCGAGCTGCAGGCTTTGAAGGGTTTTCGGCAGGGATCGCTGCCCAGGCCCTGCTGGTTGTGATTGTTGTTGTTTGGACGGGGTCTTACCTGTTTCGTGTCGTCACCGGGCAGATGACCTACATGGACCAGCGGCGTCGTTACCGCGAGGTGTACGACAAACAGGAGGCCGACGCACTTCAGGCCCGCTTTGACGCTCTCCCAGAAGAGGAGCAGCAGGCGTTGCTGCGCAAGATCGGCGCGGATGCTGAGGCCGTTTCCGACGGGGAAGCACCCGCCGACTCATAG
- a CDS encoding YciI family protein: protein MARFVLWGTYCADALVKRAPYRDEHLARLQGLKEQGTLVTLGPTEGSTHVFGIFEADNIDVIRRLVEDDVYWKHGIWTALEVYPWVQAF, encoded by the coding sequence ATGGCACGTTTCGTCTTGTGGGGCACGTACTGCGCGGATGCTCTTGTGAAGCGTGCTCCATATCGAGATGAGCACCTCGCTCGCCTTCAGGGCCTGAAAGAGCAGGGGACGCTCGTCACGCTTGGGCCCACCGAGGGAAGCACCCACGTGTTCGGAATTTTCGAGGCCGACAACATTGACGTTATTCGCAGGCTTGTTGAGGACGACGTTTACTGGAAGCACGGCATCTGGACGGCGCTCGAGGTTTATCCCTGGGTCCAGGCGTTCTGA
- a CDS encoding peptidase: MQPDLCPPQQQLQTLQVALEPQQTGQRPGYASSLATTSLGPPVLKHWCVWIQPATAKPANRWDQRWIKAVSSALTTWGALVPLTRVDSPERANVLIQRQRPARRQVAGVWRASNGRTQLQVVDVQRLGRHRLEPQVKVMVSPELRAEALQATALHELGHAFGLWGHSSEPTDALAVSQSTTPVLVPSERDRLTLLWVMQQPTRFGSTIRQPIEPVESPSPE, from the coding sequence ATGCAACCTGACCTCTGCCCCCCGCAACAGCAGCTCCAAACGCTGCAGGTTGCGCTGGAACCCCAGCAGACGGGCCAGCGTCCGGGCTACGCCTCCTCCCTTGCAACCACTTCCCTTGGTCCGCCTGTGCTGAAGCACTGGTGCGTCTGGATCCAGCCCGCCACGGCAAAACCCGCCAACCGTTGGGACCAACGCTGGATCAAGGCCGTGTCTTCGGCGCTCACCACCTGGGGTGCTCTTGTTCCACTCACCCGCGTGGACAGTCCAGAGCGCGCCAACGTTCTGATCCAGCGGCAGCGTCCGGCCCGCCGCCAGGTTGCTGGGGTTTGGCGTGCCAGCAATGGACGAACCCAACTTCAGGTTGTGGATGTGCAGCGCCTGGGCCGCCATCGCCTCGAGCCCCAGGTGAAGGTCATGGTGTCACCCGAGCTTCGCGCCGAAGCCCTCCAGGCCACGGCCCTCCACGAACTGGGGCACGCCTTCGGGCTCTGGGGCCACAGTTCTGAACCCACCGATGCCCTGGCGGTGAGCCAAAGCACAACTCCGGTGTTGGTGCCATCGGAGCGGGATCGCCTCACGCTTTTGTGGGTGATGCAGCAGCCCACCCGCTTCGGGTCCACGATTCGACAGCCGATTGAGCCGGTTGAATCGCCTTCGCCTGAGTGA